The genomic region CAATACCAAAGCGACCAGGTAGGGAAGTCGGATGCAGCAAAATTCCAGCGGCTCTGGGAAAAGTCGGCATAGATTATCGAGTGGTAACAGCAGGCAACAGCCAAAAATCTACCACGCCATAGCGAGGTTTTATCCCTATCTCTGGTTAAGATTTACAGCTAGTTGGGAATTGTTGGGGCGGGTTTTGAGTCAAAATTTCTAGCTGTGGTTGTCAGTCTCTGCGCTAAACCCGCCCGTACGGGAGTCGGGGGAAAGAGAGCTGGGGAAGAACGATCGCGCACCACGCACCACTCACTCCTCACTCCTCATCCCTCATTAAAGCACTTGCGCCCGTAGCAAGGCTGTTGGAAGAGAACAGAGCTTTTGCAAATTAGGAACATACGCCCTCTGCCGAAACACGTCGTATTGGTTGCGTTCGATTCGATCCAAAATTTGACTGTAAAGTATCAAGGCTGACCATACAGGCAAACGGGCGCTAGGAGCTAGATAGCTGATTCCCTTTTCTGCCTTAGCATAAACCTCGCGTGTCCTACGGATTTGAAACCGCACGAGTTCTCGCCAACGATCGTCAACTACTCCGTTAAATAAATCTTGCTCGGTGTAGTTAAATTTGGCTAAATCTTCTAAGGGGATGTAAATTCTGCCTCGTCTTGCATCTTCCCCGACATCTCGCAGAATATTAGTCAGTTGACTAGCAATCCCCAAGGCGATCGCTTCATCTGTGGGAATATACGGTTCTTTGTCCTGATTCCAAGCTGCCGTGTCTCTTGTGGTATCTACACCCATGACTGCTGTAGACATCAAACCCACCGTTCCAGCAACGCGATAACAGTACAGATGCAACTCTTCAAAAGTTTTATAGCGGCTCCAGCACAGATCCATGCGCTGTCCGGCAATCATATCTCGAAACGGTTGAATCTCTAGTGGGAAGTTCTGCAAAGCATCGACCAACGCCACATCATAGTCTTCCAAGGGATGACCCGCAAACACCGATTCTAGATGCTGCTCCCACCGATCTAAAGTTTCTAGGGTGGTAATGGCAGCAGCCGGACCATCAACTAATTCGTCAGTGCGGCGACACCAGGCATAAATTGCCCACATAGCTCGTCGGCGCTTTGCCTCTTTCATCAGTAGCGTGCCAGGATAGAATGTCTTGGCATACTTTGCCGTGATTTGGCGACACAGTTCGTAGGAATCCTCCACAGAGGCGAGCTTTTTCATGCACGAGGGGGAATCAGGCAGTTGCAGCATTTGTTGCAGGCTGAGTATTGAGCGTGGGCGTACTGGTTTGGGAATTCACTTCGCTAGCAGCTCTAGCAATTGCCTGCGCTGTCAGCTTACCAGAAAGTACAGCACCTTCCATACTACCTAGATAAGGTTGCATGGTGTAACTACCAGATAAGTAAAAATTGCTAATTGGCGATACCTGACTGGGACGATATTTTTGCCGTCCTGGTGTTGCAGTATACACGGAGCGGGGTGTTTTTACGACATGATATTTTTGCAATCCAGCAGGATTGTCGCCGCCAAAGTGTTGCGGAAACAGTTTTTCTAGCTCTGTTAAAGTTACCCGTAAAATCTCTTCATCGGATTTGTTAATCCAATCTTGAGCCGGAGCCAAGACTAATTCCAGCATCGAACGGTCGGGATCGGCATATTCGCGACAAGTGTTGCTCATGTCAGCATAGACGCTCAATAGTGGCGATCGCGAAAATAATAGCTGGTCTATATCTGTCAATTTGCGATCGAACCACAACTGGATGTTAATCACAGGTACGCCTTCTAACCCGTTTAACTGCTGGAAATACTCTAATTGTTTCCAAGGAGTTGGAAGCAATTTTTTCAGTACATCTACGGATGTGGCACTGACGTATAAATCTGCTGTTTCTACATAGTCTGGCGCACCATTCAAGCCTCTAATGGCAAATCCTCTTACCGTACCATCAGGATTAAGTAGGATTTCCTTGAGAGGCGCATTCAACCGTACTTCGCCACCGCCTTTGGCAATGTAATCTACCATCGGCTGACACAGGCGCTCCGGAGGAGAACCGTCTAAAAACGCCATTTTTGAGCCATCTTTTTGCTGCAAAAAGCGGCTGAGCGCTGTCAGAAGCACGGTAGCTGAGATTTCATCAGGATTGATGAAATTGAGGGACTTAGAGGCGGCGATAAAAATGTCTTGCTGCACGTCTTCGCTCACGCCTTGCAGTTTCAACCACTCAGAGAAGGTATACTTATCGGTTTGCTCGACATACTTTTGTCCCCGCAGCATCGCTGGGACTAGTCCCTTAGCCAGTTGAATTTTTTCCCCCCAGGTTAGCATGTCGTTATTCCGCAAAATTGCGGCGATTCCATTGAAGGGAGCTGGCAAGTTAGGAAAATCAAAGCGACTGTAAGTCCCTGGCTTTTCCGGCTGATTGAAGATCATCGTGTGTTTTTTCCACTGCAAGCGATCTTCAATCCCTAATTCTTTCAACAGCTGCAACATGTTGGGATATGCCCCAAAAAAGACGTGCAGCCCCGTTTCATACCAGTCGCCATCTGCGTCTTGCCATGCTGCGACTAATCCACCTAGTACATCTCTGCTTTCTAGGACGATGGGGGTATAACCCACATCAGTCAGATATTTAGCGCAGGAAAGCCCTGCGAGTCCTGCCCCAGCGATCGCTACTCGCATCAACTGTTATTGCCCTTAAGTTCAGCATTTACTCGGTCTCATTATACTTTGCATTCCGTTACATTTGGTAGGTTTTTTTGAGCAGCGAGGAGTGAGGAGTGAGGAGTGAGGAGTGAGGAGTGAGGGAATTTGGGATTTTTAGATTTTGGATTTTGGATTGTTAATGGGTAATTGGTGGTTGCTCCCTCAGCTCCCTCAGCCCCCTCAGCTCTCTTATTCGCTCGCTCCTCGCTCCTCACTCCTCGCTGCTAAATAGCTGGAATCTTAAATTTTAATGAGATGTAACGCTTGAATTTAAAATGATTTTGTAGTCGAGCTAGCATTGCTTTCAAGTTAGTATTTGGTCGTAACTCAATCGATAGATGACTGCTAGACTGAATGGGATAATATTGAAGGTGTCTGACGACTGATAAGCCGCAATTTTTTCAAGCTACATTCACAAAATTTAACTATGGAAGCCCAAATGCAGCAAATCGAAAATTCAAATCCCACTTCCCCAGAGGAATCAACTGCATTAAGCACTGTGTCATCAGAATCTCAGTTTTCACCTACTACCCAATCTATTAAAAAAGGCGAGTGGATCGTATCCCAAGTCTTGACATTTTTATCAAACATGTTTGGGATCTTAAAAGATTTCTTTAATAGATACAGACAGGCAATTATCAGCATTCTGATCATTGTAGGTGCAATTGTCTCTCTGCGCGTTGTACTGGCTGTTATGGATGCGTTGAATGATGTTCCTCTGTTGGAGCCGACTTTTCAGCTGATTGGGATTGGCTACTCAGCTTGGTTTGTCAGCCGCTACTTACTCAAACCTTCCACGCGGCAAGAATTAGCGCAAAAATGGCAAGGGTTTTTGGGTGAACTAGAGAAATAGCGCGATAACAACGTTTGCGCTAAACGCTGCGCTACACTACTCCTTCGGAGAAGCAAGCTACATGAACGCTAATGCGTTTAGATCTAAGGCAATTGAGTTGTCTTTAACTACATTAGCCTTAATAATCACCGAATTCACTCGATTCAAGCCTGCAAGCACAGTATTTTGTTTGCAGGCTTTAGATTTTTGTAGCAGTTAAGACAGACTCTTTTGAAACAATGGTGGAAACATACCTCTTACTTCTTACCCATACTTCAGCAACAAAATCAATTTAGCTTTGTTTCCGAAATCGCTACTCCTTGGCTTGAAGTCTTCAATAGCAATTTATTAAGCTTAATTGAGTCATAAAATATACTCAATATCGGGCGGTCGTTTTTTCAGGATGCATTAGCAAAGACTTTTGTTGTATGAATTGTATGAAGCGATCGCTTTTCAGTTCGTGTAACCCTAGCACGAAATAATACACAGATTATCTTCCGAACGTAGTTTTGCAGGAAAAAGTTGGAGGTGCTTCATGAAAGTTTGGAATCCGCGATCGCTACTGTCCAAATCCGCTAGCAATGGTACGACACCATCGATTCTAGAAGATGCGGTTGAGTTTGCCGAAAATCCAGAACCCCGTTGTCCGTGCATTTTGCTGCTCGATACTTCAGGTTCTATGAAAGGGGAACCACTGGATGCTTTAAATGAAGGCTTACGAACTTTTCAACAAGAACTCGATCGCGATAGCTTAGCAAAAAAGCGAGTTGAAGTCGCGATCGTCACGTTTAATAGCGATGTTGAAATTGTCCAAGATTTTGTCACGGCTGACGATTTTCAACCACCCGTGCTGAAAGCGAAAGGCTTAACACACATGGGCGAAGCAATTTTGCGGGGATTGGATATGCTTCAGATTCGTAAAGCGTTGTACCGCGAACATGGAGTTTCCTACTACCGTCCGTGGCTATTTTTGATCACCGATGGCGAACCTCAAGGAGAAGCCGAGGAATTGATCGAGCAAGCCACCCAAAGGATTAGAGATGATGAAGCAAACAAGCACGTAGCCTTCTTTGCTGTTGGTGTAGAAGCGGCTGATATGAGTCGCCTCAGTCAAATTTCCGTGCGCGATCCCCTCAAACTCAAAGGGCTAAACTTTAAAGAGTTGTTTGTTTGGCTCTCGGCAAGTATGCAACAAGTTTCTCAGTCAGCTCAGATGGACGAACAATTACCTTTACCTCCAGTGACTTGGACTGGAGCATAGTGTTCCTAAGAGCTTACCGTATTGAGTAGAGGCGTGCTTATCGTGCCTCTACTCATAATATTGCCTGTAAACGTTGCAGTAGGTGCGCTGCTGGCAGCAAATCTTCTATCCTCTCTTCTTCAATTCTGCCTATTAACTGCCCGTTTTTAAAAATTAATAGCGTAGGCAATGCATGAACTTGATATTGATCGGACAAAGCTGAATTTTGTTCGCTGTCAATTCTGACAATTTGTGGCTTTTGCGGCAAATGAGAGATTGCATCTGCTAAAACAGCATCTAGCAATCGAGAGGGACCGCAGCCAGGAGCAGAAAATACAGCTAAAACTGGTGATTCTGAGCTAGAAATCAGCTCTTCTAATTTTATTTGTTGTTCGAGTATCATAAATAGCTTCTGCTCCGCATTTCTAACTAACAATTGGTGGCGTAAAACACAAAATCGCGAGTGCCGATCGCAAAACGTAACATTATTTTGCTCCGTCTACATGATAGCGATCGTCTCTAATAAATCATCACTCAAAAGATAGATTCGATGTCTCAATAAGATGCTAATCGAGACAAATCTATAAAATCTTCCCTGATTGAGAAAATACTTCTTTTACACGACTCACTACCAAACTACACCCCACACCCCACACCCTACTCACTAAACCTTCAAAGCATTTTTAAGTAAAACAGTAATCCCGTTAGCAATATACTGTACGGCTAAAGCTGCTAGTAAGACTCCCAAAACCCGGGTGACGACATTCACTCCCGTTTGTCCCAAAATTCGTGCTAAACGGGGCGACAGACAGAGAAAAATATAGGCAGTTAACAGTACAACTGCGGCGATCGCCAATACAATTACTAATCCGAGAGTATAGGTGCTAGCCTCATTCACCAAAATCAGTACGCTAGCTAAAGTACCGGGACCAGCAATCAGCGGGATCGCTAGGGGAAAAACACTGATATCTTGTCTGAGCTGTGCCTCTTTTTCTTCTGCTTCCGTTTCCCGTTCCCGTTGAGCAAATACCATGTCTACCGCAATTTTAAATAGTAATACCCCAGCTGCAACCTGAAAAGCTTCAATACTGATGTGTAAGTAACTTAGTAATAGAGAACCTACTAAAGCAAAAGCTAATACAATTCCGCCTGCGACTAAAACTGCTTTTCGGGCAATCTTAATTTGCTCGTGGGAAGCACGATTTCCGGCTAAAGTGACGAAAATCGGTGCTAAGCCGATGGGGTCGATCACGACAAATAAAGTCAAAAATGTTCTAATAATGAGGGAAGACACGGTTGATTTAGGATAAAAATCGTTATTTTTTATTCTCTCTTATGAGGACTTTTCTCCCATTTAACAACTCCAAAAAATGCGATCGCCCTCACATAGAAATTAAGAAAATCTATTGCCCTACGCTCATAGAATAATCGTAGCTATCCCAGCCTTGCCTAGTTTGACTCGCCGAGCGTTACTACACAGATAATTTTATTGTGCTAACGTAATAAGTCGCTTTCCTTTGCATTTTCATGGTTTGCTCTCTCATCCATGCCGATATCTGCTAACATCCAAAGCATCTATACAGATGGAGCCTGTACGGGCAATCCTGGTCCCGGTGGCTGGGCTGCTGTTGTCTATTTTACTGATGGTTCGCTGCACGAAATCGGTGGTAGTGCCGCTCAAACGACTAACAACCGGATGGAAATGCAAGCGGCGATCGCAGCCCTTCAGCTCATTGCAGAATCCAGCCATCCATCCGCCGTTACTATCCATACAGACAGCGAATACTTAATCAACGGTGTCACCAAGTGGGTCAAAGGATGGAAAAAGAAAGGCTGGAAAACTGCCCAAGGCAAACCCGTCCTCAACCAAGACCTGTGGGAAACGCTAGATCGACTCAATCATCCGTCTATAGAGTGGCGACACGTTCGCGGTCATGCTGGTATCATCGGCAACGAGCGCTGTGACGCGATCGCCCGTGCTTTCGCTAGTGGGAAACCACCTCATTTGCAGCAGCAATCCGCCTCCAACTCCAAAGCTACTGACGCTCCAAATTTTCTCGCCCCTGTATCAGAAGTAGCTGATTTTTCCAGCAACGATCTGATAATTGACAAGTCAAATACAAATAGCCACCTTGCCTCAAATACTTCTATGATCGATTCGTCTACTCCTTCCTCTATCAGCAACGAAGAATTACCCCGCGAAGTCAGGGTGGCTCAACTCCGCAATCTATTAGAAACGCTGCGGAGCGCCGATGAAATTGCCACTAAAGGCTATCTTATTACTAGTTCCGAACTAGCTGATTTGATGGATGTCCACGCTAGCGCCGTCACCAGCCGAGGTGAAGAATGGCGTTGGCGCAACTGGATTGTCTCTCGCGTACGACGAGAAGGCAACCAAATTCTTTGGGAATTAGAACGCGCCGATGCAATTAATCCTGATGATAACTCCGACCACGCCACTGAGTAGGAGTGTGAAACGCCGAGAGGAAAATTCTCAACACCGCTAGCGGATCGGCTAAGGGAGACAGCCAAAACAACCAACCTCCCTTAGCTTGGCTGCGATCGTAGGAAGGGGCGATCGCAAATAAGAGGGCGAAGCGGATCGCCAGTAGGAAAGCATTTAATCCCAAATTTGCCAACACGGGAATCGAGATTTGTAGGGGCAGGTTTACCAGAGATCCCTCTGGACGAACAAACAATTCTGTTAAACCTGCCCGTACAGGATTTGGAAATAAGAGACAAGCAAAGAGAATTAATAAGGGCAGGGCTTGCACTGAAAACAGCAGCCACAGATCGCACCAGAGTTGAGCAGCGGGGGAAGCATCTTTAAGATCGAGCGATCGCCCCCACTCTTGCCAAGTTTCCCTGGCTCCCTCATACATCCGGACTTTGAATACCTTAGCTCCATCGAGAAATCCTACCTTGAAGCCGCTAGCAGCAATATTTCTGGCTAAGGTGACATCATCGCAAAAAGAATTTCTCGCACTCGTATAGCCGCCTACAGTTGCCAGCACAGAACGACGACATAAAAAACATTGCCCGTTCGCCATCACTCGTTCTGCTACCTGAGCATCCACACCAGCAGAATCGAAGCGATATAACAGCGTCATTAACAATGCTGGTTGCAACCAACTTTCGCCGGGATACTTCAGAATGAACTGAGGCGAGAGTGACACCAGATCGTAACCCTCAGTTTCCGCTGTTTGGACTAAACTCGCAACTAAACCTGGTTGCGGTTGAGTATCTGCATCTACGCCCAAAAACCACTTGCTCTGTTCTGAAGTCTGCAAAAAACCGTTGTGTAACGCCCAAGGTCTGCCCACCCAGCTAGGAGGGAGGGGGTCATCGGTCATGAGCTGAAATCGAGGGTCTTGCTGTTGGGCGGCTTTGACTAATTCCCGCGTCCCATCCTGGGAGTTACTATCGACGATCGCAATTTCTCGGACTTCGTAACTTTGCCGACTCAATCCTGCCAAACAGGGACTAATCCGTTCCGCTTCATTCAGTGTCGGTACGACTACACTGACGCTACCTAGCATATCTGGGGTAGGAGTGCGGGGAATTAAGGGAGGATGGCGACTGGGACCTTTCAGCAGGCGTGATAGTAAAATTGCCGTTGCTGGCACTTGCAGCAGCAACAAACCTAGAAATATTCCGTTGATTAAGTTCGACCAGTCAGCCACAGGATAAATTGCTCTCCAGATTGTCCAGCGAATAGCTATTCACGATAAATATTTAGCTAGTAGCCAGTTGTTTCTACTTCAGTGCCACTTCTACAGGAGCGACACTCATACCGTGAGTCTCTTCCATTGCAGGTTTTGTCACATTTGGTTGCGCCATCCACCACAGTAGTAGGGCGGGTATGACTCCAAAAATGATGCTTAAGGACACAGGTAGCCAGTATCCCGCTGCTAAGCTAATCCCTGCTGCGAAGGCAACATTACTAAGGTATACCACCAAAGGAATGTTCAATTGCGATCGCTTGAGTTGCAGCGACACTTTACCCCACAGAAAAGCGGCGACTGCCATAAATAAGGCGCTCGTACCGAACCAACCAGCATAATTTTGATATGGCGTGCCAAAGAAAGCCCCTGGTTGATGCCAATACCAGAAAGGGAAGCTCGTCTGACTCATGGCTGGTTCGAGGGCAAAATCCCATGAGGTAAATAGCATCGCGCCTAACAGCACAGCTCCCACATGACGCAGCCACATCGGTTTTACTGTTTGTAGGGCTACCCGCGCGATCAGGTAAGCCGAAAGCCCCATATAGAACCAGGATAAGGGGATGGTAAATGGCACTAACCCAGCAATTTTATAACCCAAGCCACTCAAGTAGCTGTAGTCTCCAAAGGGAAAGCCCGTACCCGTTCCCAGTAATTCGCT from Chroococcidiopsis sp. SAG 2025 harbors:
- the crtB gene encoding 15-cis-phytoene synthase CrtB; the encoded protein is MLQLPDSPSCMKKLASVEDSYELCRQITAKYAKTFYPGTLLMKEAKRRRAMWAIYAWCRRTDELVDGPAAAITTLETLDRWEQHLESVFAGHPLEDYDVALVDALQNFPLEIQPFRDMIAGQRMDLCWSRYKTFEELHLYCYRVAGTVGLMSTAVMGVDTTRDTAAWNQDKEPYIPTDEAIALGIASQLTNILRDVGEDARRGRIYIPLEDLAKFNYTEQDLFNGVVDDRWRELVRFQIRRTREVYAKAEKGISYLAPSARLPVWSALILYSQILDRIERNQYDVFRQRAYVPNLQKLCSLPTALLRAQVL
- the pds gene encoding 15-cis-phytoene desaturase, which codes for MRVAIAGAGLAGLSCAKYLTDVGYTPIVLESRDVLGGLVAAWQDADGDWYETGLHVFFGAYPNMLQLLKELGIEDRLQWKKHTMIFNQPEKPGTYSRFDFPNLPAPFNGIAAILRNNDMLTWGEKIQLAKGLVPAMLRGQKYVEQTDKYTFSEWLKLQGVSEDVQQDIFIAASKSLNFINPDEISATVLLTALSRFLQQKDGSKMAFLDGSPPERLCQPMVDYIAKGGGEVRLNAPLKEILLNPDGTVRGFAIRGLNGAPDYVETADLYVSATSVDVLKKLLPTPWKQLEYFQQLNGLEGVPVINIQLWFDRKLTDIDQLLFSRSPLLSVYADMSNTCREYADPDRSMLELVLAPAQDWINKSDEEILRVTLTELEKLFPQHFGGDNPAGLQKYHVVKTPRSVYTATPGRQKYRPSQVSPISNFYLSGSYTMQPYLGSMEGAVLSGKLTAQAIARAASEVNSQTSTPTLNTQPATNAATA
- a CDS encoding CAAD domain-containing protein; this translates as MEAQMQQIENSNPTSPEESTALSTVSSESQFSPTTQSIKKGEWIVSQVLTFLSNMFGILKDFFNRYRQAIISILIIVGAIVSLRVVLAVMDALNDVPLLEPTFQLIGIGYSAWFVSRYLLKPSTRQELAQKWQGFLGELEK
- a CDS encoding vWA domain-containing protein; translation: MKVWNPRSLLSKSASNGTTPSILEDAVEFAENPEPRCPCILLLDTSGSMKGEPLDALNEGLRTFQQELDRDSLAKKRVEVAIVTFNSDVEIVQDFVTADDFQPPVLKAKGLTHMGEAILRGLDMLQIRKALYREHGVSYYRPWLFLITDGEPQGEAEELIEQATQRIRDDEANKHVAFFAVGVEAADMSRLSQISVRDPLKLKGLNFKELFVWLSASMQQVSQSAQMDEQLPLPPVTWTGA
- a CDS encoding thioredoxin family protein — encoded protein: MLVRNAEQKLFMILEQQIKLEELISSSESPVLAVFSAPGCGPSRLLDAVLADAISHLPQKPQIVRIDSEQNSALSDQYQVHALPTLLIFKNGQLIGRIEEERIEDLLPAAHLLQRLQAIL
- a CDS encoding MarC family protein produces the protein MSSLIIRTFLTLFVVIDPIGLAPIFVTLAGNRASHEQIKIARKAVLVAGGIVLAFALVGSLLLSYLHISIEAFQVAAGVLLFKIAVDMVFAQRERETEAEEKEAQLRQDISVFPLAIPLIAGPGTLASVLILVNEASTYTLGLVIVLAIAAVVLLTAYIFLCLSPRLARILGQTGVNVVTRVLGVLLAALAVQYIANGITVLLKNALKV
- the rnhA gene encoding ribonuclease HI; amino-acid sequence: MPISANIQSIYTDGACTGNPGPGGWAAVVYFTDGSLHEIGGSAAQTTNNRMEMQAAIAALQLIAESSHPSAVTIHTDSEYLINGVTKWVKGWKKKGWKTAQGKPVLNQDLWETLDRLNHPSIEWRHVRGHAGIIGNERCDAIARAFASGKPPHLQQQSASNSKATDAPNFLAPVSEVADFSSNDLIIDKSNTNSHLASNTSMIDSSTPSSISNEELPREVRVAQLRNLLETLRSADEIATKGYLITSSELADLMDVHASAVTSRGEEWRWRNWIVSRVRREGNQILWELERADAINPDDNSDHATE
- the cruG gene encoding 2'-O-glycosyltransferase CruG, whose amino-acid sequence is MADWSNLINGIFLGLLLLQVPATAILLSRLLKGPSRHPPLIPRTPTPDMLGSVSVVVPTLNEAERISPCLAGLSRQSYEVREIAIVDSNSQDGTRELVKAAQQQDPRFQLMTDDPLPPSWVGRPWALHNGFLQTSEQSKWFLGVDADTQPQPGLVASLVQTAETEGYDLVSLSPQFILKYPGESWLQPALLMTLLYRFDSAGVDAQVAERVMANGQCFLCRRSVLATVGGYTSARNSFCDDVTLARNIAASGFKVGFLDGAKVFKVRMYEGARETWQEWGRSLDLKDASPAAQLWCDLWLLFSVQALPLLILFACLLFPNPVRAGLTELFVRPEGSLVNLPLQISIPVLANLGLNAFLLAIRFALLFAIAPSYDRSQAKGGWLFWLSPLADPLAVLRIFLSAFHTPTQWRGRSYHQD
- the cruF gene encoding gamma-carotene 1'-hydroxylase CruF, with the protein product MNQLVRAERICLIGHIASKAFGLAGLLLVVPHAEAILSAIAASGQNVFQWSVERSMAGGGVIDILFGLIAVSIYAYRTLGMKLWLTFMLPAVCISLSSELLGTGTGFPFGDYSYLSGLGYKIAGLVPFTIPLSWFYMGLSAYLIARVALQTVKPMWLRHVGAVLLGAMLFTSWDFALEPAMSQTSFPFWYWHQPGAFFGTPYQNYAGWFGTSALFMAVAAFLWGKVSLQLKRSQLNIPLVVYLSNVAFAAGISLAAGYWLPVSLSIIFGVIPALLLWWMAQPNVTKPAMEETHGMSVAPVEVALK